A window of the Cicer arietinum cultivar CDC Frontier isolate Library 1 chromosome 6, Cicar.CDCFrontier_v2.0, whole genome shotgun sequence genome harbors these coding sequences:
- the LOC101504085 gene encoding uncharacterized protein: MGRKAGGLFINSKRFSSLHKPCMKEMIMFLTCMATNQSDVDALAKQKELLNTCIESQSKKNRKSWGSINYQMQRLSRGRK; encoded by the exons ATGGGGCGGAAAGCTGGTGGGCTTTTTATCAACTCCAAGAGATTTAGTTCACTGCATAAACCTTGCATGAAGGAAATGATAATGTTTCTCACCTGTATGGCTACAAACCAGAGCGACGTTGATGCATTGGCTAAGCAGAAAGAACTGTTAAATACATGTATAGAATCTCAG AGTAAAAAGAACAGAAAGTCTTGGGGGAGTATCAATTATCAAATGCAAAGGCTTAGCCGAGGAAGGaagtag